From one Leptospira noumeaensis genomic stretch:
- a CDS encoding PP2C family protein-serine/threonine phosphatase, whose product MAPSFYLYFKEIFRKPTKSEWEILKLVEARYDKEYTFYIFITHIIVYSLLIAPPFSDIRMDVLPFLVGVSIARLFLLLQFYTRNIPIQKVIYFSGFVGDGLVYVVFILGIHSFPSHGSFYLLNSYLMSFIFPILLYSTRLDPKACIISAFYFSVLHIIYIFNLPSSVSDQFSFFSKYFLILVYWGSAALGTVFVLNKRKDTTDMYNLSEEKRFMLHELELAKKVQDALFPGNIKIPNLAFTYYRKSPNVIGGDFFDFVQLREGNVGVFLTDVAGHGISSAMVASIMKVLVSTIPYRFKTAPSKLMDYLDDRLAQDLNKYHASAIYLFFDFIEKKLTLGNAGHPYLILAHKGEEYQELETQGAILGFNIKIPPIAEKTLPISPGDRFFIYTDGLIESTDANGNSLETEGLLALLNRHRQSTNIKELEINLLHELKSNYGLDSFSDDTMFLILEVEE is encoded by the coding sequence TTGGCACCTTCGTTTTATTTATACTTTAAAGAAATCTTTCGTAAACCTACAAAGTCAGAATGGGAAATCTTAAAATTAGTAGAAGCCCGTTATGATAAAGAATATACGTTTTATATTTTTATCACTCATATCATTGTTTATTCCCTACTAATCGCTCCACCATTCTCAGACATTCGGATGGATGTTTTGCCTTTTTTGGTTGGAGTATCGATCGCTAGACTTTTTTTACTTTTACAGTTTTATACTAGAAACATTCCCATTCAGAAAGTCATTTACTTCAGTGGATTTGTAGGTGATGGACTCGTGTATGTAGTTTTTATTCTGGGTATCCATTCCTTTCCATCCCATGGGAGTTTTTATTTATTAAATTCCTATCTAATGTCTTTTATTTTTCCCATTCTTTTGTATAGCACAAGGCTTGATCCCAAGGCTTGTATCATCAGTGCGTTTTATTTTTCTGTATTACATATCATTTATATTTTTAATTTACCTTCCTCTGTTTCTGATCAGTTTTCATTTTTTAGTAAATACTTTTTGATTTTAGTGTATTGGGGAAGTGCAGCCCTTGGTACTGTTTTTGTTTTAAACAAACGAAAAGATACAACAGATATGTACAATCTTTCAGAAGAAAAAAGATTTATGTTACACGAGTTGGAACTTGCAAAAAAAGTACAAGATGCACTGTTTCCTGGGAATATCAAAATTCCAAACTTAGCTTTTACTTATTATCGCAAAAGTCCCAATGTCATCGGAGGAGACTTCTTTGATTTTGTACAACTCCGGGAAGGAAACGTAGGAGTGTTTTTAACCGATGTTGCGGGACATGGAATTTCTTCTGCGATGGTTGCCTCCATCATGAAGGTACTTGTTTCAACCATTCCTTATCGTTTCAAAACAGCACCTTCGAAATTGATGGATTATTTAGATGACCGTCTGGCTCAGGATTTAAACAAATACCATGCGTCGGCAATTTATCTTTTTTTTGACTTCATCGAAAAAAAATTAACCTTAGGAAATGCAGGTCATCCGTATCTCATTTTAGCCCACAAAGGCGAGGAATACCAAGAGTTAGAAACCCAAGGTGCGATTCTCGGATTTAATATCAAAATTCCACCGATAGCAGAAAAAACTTTGCCTATATCACCTGGGGATCGTTTTTTTATTTATACAGATGGGCTCATTGAATCCACAGATGCCAATGGGAATAGTCTCGAAACCGAAGGTTTGCTTGCTCTTCTCAATCGACATAGACAGAGTACAAACATTAAAGAACTAGAAATCAATCTTTTACATGAATTAAAATCCAACTACGGACTGGATAGTTTTTCAGATGACACCATGTTTCTCATATTGGAAGTAGAAGAATAA
- a CDS encoding enoyl-CoA hydratase-related protein encodes MHLSFLDIQIKSNFAVVTIKRPEALNALNDVVITEIGAMVDELESNNTVRGFILTGEGKAFVAGADIAKMKEFNVREGQAFSELGQTVFRKMELSNLISLAAINGFCLGGGMELAMACDIRYAIASAKLGLPEVTLGLLPGFGGSQRLPRLIGVGRATELILSGDMISAEEGYRLGLINKVTDPAELLNESEKTLSTILSRGPNAIKAAKTAIRQGLETNMDGGLEWEKQLFGGRFADEETKEGLSAFLEKRKPNFKG; translated from the coding sequence ATTCATTTGTCTTTTTTAGATATCCAAATTAAATCCAATTTTGCAGTGGTCACTATCAAAAGGCCTGAAGCCTTAAATGCACTGAACGACGTTGTCATTACAGAAATTGGTGCCATGGTTGATGAACTAGAATCCAACAATACTGTTCGTGGTTTCATTCTTACGGGCGAAGGGAAAGCTTTTGTTGCGGGAGCTGACATTGCAAAAATGAAAGAGTTTAATGTTCGGGAAGGACAGGCTTTTTCGGAACTCGGACAAACCGTATTTAGAAAGATGGAACTATCAAATCTTATTTCCCTTGCTGCCATCAATGGATTTTGTTTGGGTGGCGGGATGGAACTTGCCATGGCATGTGACATTCGTTATGCGATTGCCTCTGCAAAGTTAGGTTTGCCAGAAGTAACTCTTGGTTTACTTCCTGGATTTGGCGGATCCCAAAGACTTCCAAGACTCATTGGAGTGGGACGTGCCACAGAACTCATTTTATCTGGGGATATGATTTCAGCTGAGGAAGGATACAGATTGGGTCTAATTAATAAAGTGACTGACCCTGCTGAACTTCTAAACGAATCAGAAAAAACACTATCGACAATTCTTTCTCGTGGGCCTAACGCAATCAAGGCGGCAAAAACTGCCATCCGCCAAGGATTGGAAACCAATATGGATGGTGGATTGGAATGGGAAAAACAACTTTTCGGTGGTAGGTTTGCCGACGAAGAAACAAAAGAAGGTCTTTCCGCCTTCCTTGAAAAAAGAAAACCAAACTTCAAAGGTTAA
- a CDS encoding DUF192 domain-containing protein, with product MKTRIGILFVLLTVSFCKQAESFPSQTNTPEILFGSVADRALKLEVANTPSTRATGLMYRTKLGADEGMLFVFPRPDYLSFWMKNTLIPLSIGYFSEDMRLLESFDMKPNQTEEVYNSRKPAMYALEVNQGWFAKHKIGKDAVLTLERKVSARD from the coding sequence ATGAAAACACGGATTGGAATTCTATTTGTTTTACTAACGGTTTCTTTTTGCAAACAAGCAGAATCCTTTCCGTCTCAAACAAACACTCCCGAGATTCTATTCGGAAGTGTGGCTGATCGTGCTTTAAAATTAGAAGTTGCTAACACTCCTTCAACAAGGGCTACAGGACTGATGTACCGCACCAAACTTGGAGCCGACGAAGGAATGTTATTTGTTTTTCCTCGTCCCGATTATTTAAGTTTTTGGATGAAAAACACTCTCATCCCTTTATCGATTGGTTATTTTTCAGAAGATATGCGACTTTTAGAATCATTCGATATGAAACCCAACCAAACAGAAGAAGTGTATAACTCAAGAAAACCAGCGATGTATGCTTTGGAAGTCAACCAAGGTTGGTTTGCAAAACACAAAATTGGAAAGGATGCTGTCCTTACATTAGAACGGAAGGTTTCTGCCCGAGATTAA
- a CDS encoding glycogen/starch/alpha-glucan phosphorylase, which yields MVVTNPRLITLLSEEQKADLASMEKQFAHHLEYTIGKNRFNLKNEDIYKALGHTIRDFLIDRLNVTHERYRNENPKRVFYFSLEFLMGRTLMNALINLGLYETIQTMLRGIGFELSDVLEFETDAGLGNGGLGRLAACFLDSMATLNVPGFGYGIRYDYGIFNQIIANGSQLEMPDHWDADGVPYEVVRSDISFSVGFFGHTETRVSGKGKIEHDWVPDETVLASAHDYPIPGFNTSTVNYLRLWAAKSSEEFNLDYFNHGDYMKAVQDKSISENISKVLYPNDTTEQGKVLRLKQQYFMVCASLQDILIQYRETNPNLKDLSNYIAIQLNDTHPSIGIAELMRIFLDNEEMDWETSWEIVTKVFSYTNHTVLPEALETWRVELFEKLLPRHLEIIYEINHRFLTEVRNKSVLSEEEIRQVSIIEEGNEKRIRMANLAVIGSYRVNGVAELHSELIKKTIFHAFTKVFPEKFNNKTNGITPRRWLLQSNPSLANLISKRIGNDFTTDLYQLKKLESFVNDADFQNDWRLVKQTAKEDLAKLIKSETGISIDPKSLIDVQIKRFHEYKRQLLNILRVIALYRRIKENPSREVTPRTVIFGGKAAPGYYMAKLIIKLINNVAWVINRDSDVADRLKVVFIPNYRVSLAERIIPGSNLSEQISTAGTEASGTSNMKFILNGALTIGTLDGANVEILEEVGPENIYIFGLHTEEVFRLKEAGYQPADYIRKNDELHRVLLMIRENLFSMGEPGIFGPIYDSLFYTDNYLLMADFGAYDEAQNQVARDYLDETTWTKKSILNVARSGKFSSDRTIREYAKDIWKVPLLDTVPPKTIYKLPQN from the coding sequence ATGGTTGTCACGAATCCTCGTTTAATTACCCTTTTATCAGAAGAACAAAAAGCCGACTTGGCTTCGATGGAAAAACAATTTGCCCATCATCTGGAATATACCATTGGTAAAAACAGATTCAATTTAAAAAACGAAGATATTTACAAGGCTCTTGGGCACACCATTCGAGATTTTTTAATCGATCGTTTGAATGTCACACATGAACGTTATCGGAATGAAAATCCCAAACGAGTGTTTTATTTTTCATTAGAATTTCTGATGGGTCGCACTCTCATGAATGCCCTCATCAATCTTGGGTTATACGAAACAATCCAAACAATGCTTCGAGGGATAGGTTTTGAACTTAGCGATGTTTTAGAGTTTGAAACAGATGCGGGTCTTGGAAACGGAGGACTTGGTAGGCTGGCAGCTTGTTTTTTAGATTCTATGGCCACACTGAATGTCCCTGGATTTGGATACGGAATTCGTTATGATTACGGAATTTTTAACCAAATCATTGCGAATGGAAGTCAGTTGGAAATGCCTGATCATTGGGATGCGGACGGTGTTCCATACGAAGTGGTTCGTTCTGACATCTCTTTTTCTGTAGGTTTTTTTGGTCATACGGAAACCCGTGTTTCTGGCAAAGGGAAAATTGAACACGATTGGGTTCCCGATGAAACCGTCCTTGCTTCTGCCCACGATTATCCCATTCCAGGATTTAACACAAGTACGGTGAACTACCTAAGGCTATGGGCAGCGAAATCTTCTGAAGAATTTAATTTAGATTATTTTAACCACGGTGATTATATGAAAGCCGTACAAGATAAATCCATTTCAGAAAATATTTCGAAAGTTTTGTATCCGAACGACACCACCGAACAAGGAAAGGTGCTAAGGCTGAAACAACAATACTTTATGGTTTGTGCTTCTCTCCAGGATATTTTGATCCAATACCGTGAAACAAATCCTAATTTAAAAGATTTATCCAATTATATTGCCATCCAATTGAATGATACCCATCCGAGCATCGGAATTGCTGAACTGATGCGGATTTTTTTGGATAATGAAGAGATGGATTGGGAAACTTCATGGGAGATTGTCACAAAGGTATTTTCTTATACCAACCATACTGTTTTGCCAGAGGCTTTAGAAACTTGGAGGGTAGAACTTTTTGAAAAACTTTTACCAAGACATCTTGAAATTATTTATGAGATCAACCACCGGTTTCTAACTGAGGTTCGTAACAAAAGCGTATTGTCAGAAGAAGAAATTAGGCAAGTGAGTATCATCGAGGAAGGAAACGAAAAACGAATCCGAATGGCAAACTTGGCTGTGATTGGTTCTTACCGTGTCAATGGAGTTGCCGAGTTACATTCAGAACTCATCAAAAAAACAATTTTCCATGCCTTTACCAAAGTTTTCCCTGAAAAATTTAATAATAAAACCAATGGAATCACACCACGTCGTTGGTTACTCCAATCAAATCCAAGTTTGGCGAACTTAATCTCCAAAAGAATAGGAAATGATTTTACAACAGACCTTTACCAACTAAAAAAATTGGAATCTTTTGTGAATGACGCGGACTTCCAAAATGATTGGCGACTGGTAAAACAAACTGCCAAAGAAGACCTGGCAAAACTCATTAAAAGTGAAACAGGAATTTCTATCGATCCGAAATCACTCATCGATGTACAAATCAAACGGTTTCATGAATACAAACGCCAACTTTTAAATATCCTTAGAGTCATTGCTTTGTATAGAAGGATCAAAGAAAATCCATCTCGCGAAGTAACACCTCGTACGGTAATTTTTGGTGGGAAAGCTGCTCCTGGTTATTATATGGCCAAACTCATCATCAAACTCATTAATAATGTGGCTTGGGTGATCAACCGCGATTCCGATGTGGCAGACAGATTAAAAGTAGTGTTTATACCGAACTACCGAGTGAGTTTAGCTGAAAGAATCATTCCTGGTAGTAATTTATCCGAACAAATTTCGACAGCCGGGACAGAAGCATCCGGCACAAGTAACATGAAATTTATATTAAACGGGGCTTTAACCATTGGAACCTTGGATGGTGCCAACGTGGAAATTTTGGAAGAGGTGGGGCCTGAAAATATCTATATTTTTGGCCTTCATACAGAAGAAGTGTTTCGTTTGAAAGAAGCAGGATACCAACCCGCCGATTACATTCGTAAAAATGACGAACTTCACAGAGTGCTCCTCATGATCCGCGAGAATTTATTTTCTATGGGAGAACCTGGGATCTTTGGTCCCATATATGATAGCCTCTTTTATACCGACAACTACCTGCTCATGGCCGATTTTGGTGCCTATGATGAGGCCCAAAACCAGGTTGCTAGAGATTATTTGGACGAAACCACTTGGACCAAAAAATCCATTCTAAATGTGGCTCGGTCTGGTAAATTTTCCTCTGACAGAACCATTCGGGAATATGCGAAGGATATCTGGAAGGTTCCCCTTCTTGACACAGTTCCACCCAAAACTATCTACAAATTGCCACAAAACTGA
- a CDS encoding response regulator, which yields MSKGYIICVDDEVSVLETLAEQLLARFGESHIVETASSAEEALSLIDEIISSNDIVELIVSDQVMPGMKGDRFLEQVHHRAPDAIKILLTGQAGLDSAIYAINNGGLSRYVEKPWNIEELSKDIKDLLDKFRQNLENQHLIQALNRRIIELESGQ from the coding sequence ATGAGTAAAGGTTATATTATATGTGTCGATGATGAAGTATCGGTATTGGAGACGCTTGCGGAACAACTTCTGGCTCGATTTGGCGAATCCCATATTGTCGAGACTGCCAGCAGTGCCGAAGAAGCGTTATCCCTCATCGACGAAATCATCAGTAGCAATGACATCGTAGAATTGATTGTTTCTGACCAAGTGATGCCTGGTATGAAGGGAGATCGATTTTTGGAACAAGTGCACCACCGCGCTCCCGATGCGATCAAAATCCTACTGACAGGTCAGGCTGGACTTGATTCGGCAATTTATGCCATTAATAACGGGGGACTCAGTCGGTATGTCGAAAAACCTTGGAATATTGAAGAACTCTCCAAAGACATTAAAGACCTACTGGATAAGTTCCGTCAAAACTTGGAAAACCAACATCTCATCCAAGCCCTCAACCGCCGCATCATCGAATTGGAATCTGGGCAGTAG
- a CDS encoding HEAT repeat domain-containing protein yields the protein MIRYGTSQERKQALYELTRFPKETAGDLYTLVGEQLKTEKDMGMKIILLRTVGDLDLKENKDTIISLFEDSNEDVAKQAVTSAKKMKLAEATNPLLEKVKKEDFTKNSNSLSLYISALGELPDGKVAASFLETKFREKFNNADMRGQIALYFGAVLYAEAESALMEVAFDEIQPTTLRCYSMNTLGKLKSETAKPKLYELLDSLKKTAGKLDAKKAQSLKIYAIGALVTMGDKEVFQELNEFARDDDSMVRLRAIEFMGSLKDPKALELLEYKRDRDPSPKVQKAAKKAIDQINGKETAPEEEKSTEEKPEEEPK from the coding sequence ATGATTCGTTATGGAACGAGCCAAGAAAGAAAACAAGCGTTATATGAATTAACTCGTTTTCCCAAAGAAACCGCCGGTGACCTTTATACACTGGTGGGAGAACAATTAAAAACAGAAAAAGATATGGGGATGAAAATAATCCTCTTAAGAACCGTTGGTGATTTGGATTTAAAAGAAAATAAAGATACCATCATTTCTCTTTTTGAAGATTCCAATGAAGACGTAGCCAAACAAGCGGTCACTTCTGCAAAAAAAATGAAATTGGCAGAAGCAACAAATCCCTTACTTGAAAAAGTAAAAAAGGAAGATTTTACAAAAAACTCCAATTCACTCAGCCTTTATATCAGTGCTCTTGGTGAATTGCCAGATGGCAAGGTTGCAGCCTCCTTTCTAGAAACCAAATTTCGCGAAAAGTTTAACAATGCCGATATGCGTGGCCAAATTGCTTTGTACTTTGGTGCCGTATTATATGCAGAGGCAGAATCAGCACTGATGGAAGTGGCTTTTGACGAAATCCAACCTACAACTTTACGATGTTATTCGATGAATACACTTGGAAAGTTAAAATCAGAAACCGCTAAACCTAAGTTATATGAACTATTGGATTCCTTAAAAAAAACTGCAGGTAAGTTGGATGCAAAAAAAGCCCAATCCTTAAAAATTTATGCCATTGGTGCCCTTGTCACTATGGGTGATAAAGAAGTATTCCAAGAACTAAATGAATTTGCTCGTGATGATGATAGTATGGTGCGACTTCGTGCCATTGAATTTATGGGAAGTTTAAAAGATCCCAAAGCTTTAGAATTATTAGAATACAAACGTGACCGTGACCCCAGTCCAAAAGTACAAAAAGCAGCCAAAAAAGCCATAGACCAAATCAACGGAAAAGAAACGGCTCCCGAGGAAGAAAAATCGACGGAAGAAAAACCAGAAGAAGAACCCAAATGA
- a CDS encoding LIC_11959 family protein, translating to MNWRIFASLLIFLFAFSGISIDAEDNGRYTGTISRSEKRILDGKTEFQKTGTFPLEWKLFFKGKQGDFVVFYDLNGDEIHYRYRRNKFDLDADFFVKDLFPGNPYRVKGDWIGYYFYSVDERGKRSSLPTPKKIPADPKEFSDRQSVPIFKLIEYIEVRTDDLLY from the coding sequence ATGAATTGGAGAATATTCGCTTCTTTACTGATTTTCCTTTTTGCATTTTCGGGAATTTCCATTGATGCAGAGGATAATGGACGTTATACGGGAACAATTTCTCGTTCTGAAAAAAGAATTTTAGATGGAAAAACGGAATTCCAAAAAACGGGAACTTTCCCCTTGGAATGGAAATTGTTTTTTAAGGGGAAACAAGGTGATTTTGTTGTTTTCTACGACTTAAACGGGGATGAAATTCACTACCGTTATAGGCGTAATAAATTTGATTTGGATGCAGATTTTTTTGTGAAGGATCTATTTCCAGGAAACCCTTACCGAGTGAAGGGGGACTGGATTGGGTATTATTTTTATTCTGTGGATGAAAGGGGGAAACGTTCCTCTCTTCCTACCCCTAAAAAAATCCCAGCAGATCCTAAAGAATTTTCTGACAGACAATCGGTTCCCATTTTTAAGTTAATTGAATACATTGAAGTCCGCACCGATGACCTTCTTTATTAA
- a CDS encoding LIC12298 family protein, translating to MIVRSIQQPAYNRHKDQGLTGQGPKKGFSQNQTGKTFEEYLLEAFQGEVVQKGEWVSPSLSDLGQMNLKRM from the coding sequence ATGATCGTTCGATCCATCCAACAACCCGCTTACAACCGCCACAAGGACCAAGGCCTCACAGGGCAAGGTCCGAAAAAGGGATTTTCCCAGAACCAAACTGGGAAGACCTTTGAAGAGTATTTACTGGAAGCCTTCCAAGGGGAAGTGGTTCAAAAAGGAGAGTGGGTGTCCCCAAGTCTCTCCGACCTTGGCCAAATGAACCTGAAGAGGATGTAG
- a CDS encoding ABC transporter permease codes for MEKVSILWALVRRDYALQYAGSFLGISWMFLQNLVLISMYALVFLVLNLKTPSTQEDFTAYLLTGLLYWIPIQELLVRGTGILTDNRTLLKRSSLGIDLFLWIPFVQFLIHSLVTSIPVFIYLAYSGKLNLSGVVLGYLVLILSGLYLMLLLHYLSRLNILLKDISPLIRLASQLIFWGIPVLYYPTGYLKEWNGLNPFTIPLDVFRSSVITGFTPQFDWIQILPFLFSFFLIYLLAKRKFQSVILDHL; via the coding sequence ATGGAGAAAGTATCCATACTTTGGGCTCTCGTTCGGCGTGACTATGCACTGCAATATGCAGGATCCTTTTTAGGCATTTCCTGGATGTTTTTGCAGAACTTAGTGCTCATCAGTATGTACGCACTGGTTTTTCTAGTGCTCAATTTAAAAACCCCCTCCACACAGGAAGACTTCACTGCCTATCTTTTGACAGGGCTTCTCTATTGGATTCCCATCCAGGAACTTTTGGTGAGAGGCACCGGTATCCTTACGGATAACCGAACTTTGTTAAAACGTTCCAGTCTTGGGATTGATTTATTTTTATGGATACCGTTTGTCCAATTCCTCATCCATAGCCTTGTTACATCCATCCCTGTTTTTATCTATTTGGCTTATTCAGGGAAATTAAATCTCTCAGGGGTTGTTCTTGGTTATCTCGTTCTAATTTTGTCCGGATTGTATTTGATGTTACTCTTACACTATCTTTCTCGGTTGAATATTTTATTAAAGGATATTTCACCTTTGATTCGTTTGGCGAGCCAATTAATTTTCTGGGGAATCCCTGTTTTATATTATCCCACCGGTTATTTAAAAGAGTGGAATGGACTAAATCCATTTACCATACCTTTGGATGTATTTCGTAGTTCTGTCATTACTGGTTTCACACCTCAGTTTGATTGGATTCAGATTTTACCATTTTTGTTTTCCTTTTTCCTGATTTATTTACTTGCCAAACGTAAATTCCAATCAGTGATTTTGGATCATCTTTAA
- a CDS encoding ABC transporter ATP-binding protein, whose translation MASVVLENLSKDYHGFSKPWKRILTGLSFGYFGIDSKFTALQSLNLKVGSGEILGIIGRNGAGKSTLLKLITGVIRKDKGSLFVNGSVRALLELSVGFNPELSGEENVYYNGLVWGYKPKEIRELTDSIFEFAELQDFRNTPLKNYSSGMAMRLGFSLATAKRPEILIVDEALAVGDASFQQKCLKRIKEFSNLGSCILVVSHDLGLISYFCTRVILLNKGNLLFDGGPKEAIEEYMHVLAGSSEPSSFSHSESIKDIHIFLKNSKGLESRHHFLGDLATLRIEFQSTKQVTEGTIGFHIDSEKGIRIFGTNSHHLGKPNLVIKEGERSVVEFQFPIQFAEGKYSLGVSIHKGESHLEGSYFWGESVLDFEVERGKIQKFVGLCHLPTEFLYTSETKSD comes from the coding sequence ATGGCTTCAGTTGTTTTAGAAAATCTTTCTAAGGACTATCATGGATTTTCCAAACCTTGGAAACGAATCTTAACTGGCCTCAGTTTTGGATACTTTGGAATTGATTCTAAATTCACCGCATTACAAAGTTTAAACTTAAAAGTAGGTTCAGGCGAAATATTAGGAATCATCGGTAGAAATGGGGCCGGTAAATCGACTCTTTTGAAACTGATTACCGGAGTGATCAGAAAAGACAAAGGAAGTCTCTTTGTTAATGGATCGGTGCGAGCTCTTTTAGAACTCAGTGTTGGTTTTAATCCGGAACTTTCTGGCGAAGAAAATGTTTATTACAATGGACTGGTATGGGGATACAAACCCAAAGAGATCAGAGAACTAACAGACTCCATATTTGAGTTTGCTGAGTTACAGGATTTTCGTAACACTCCATTAAAAAATTATAGTTCGGGAATGGCGATGCGACTTGGCTTTAGCCTTGCCACTGCGAAACGACCTGAGATTTTAATTGTAGATGAAGCCTTGGCTGTTGGGGATGCAAGTTTCCAACAAAAATGCCTAAAAAGAATCAAAGAATTTTCAAACCTTGGATCTTGTATTTTGGTTGTGAGCCATGATCTTGGACTCATCTCCTATTTTTGCACAAGAGTTATCCTTTTAAACAAAGGAAATTTGTTATTTGATGGTGGTCCCAAAGAAGCTATTGAAGAATACATGCATGTGTTAGCTGGTAGTTCGGAACCTTCCTCTTTTTCTCATTCAGAATCCATAAAAGACATTCATATTTTTCTTAAAAATTCGAAAGGATTAGAATCTCGTCATCATTTCCTAGGGGATTTGGCCACACTCCGAATCGAATTCCAATCTACCAAACAGGTTACAGAAGGAACTATCGGTTTCCATATTGATAGTGAAAAAGGAATTCGAATTTTTGGGACAAACTCCCACCATCTGGGAAAACCCAATCTTGTAATTAAAGAAGGCGAACGTTCGGTGGTCGAATTCCAATTCCCCATCCAATTTGCTGAAGGGAAATACAGTTTGGGAGTTTCCATCCACAAAGGGGAATCCCATCTGGAAGGGAGTTATTTTTGGGGGGAATCGGTTTTGGATTTTGAAGTAGAACGAGGGAAAATCCAAAAATTTGTAGGTCTTTGCCATCTCCCCACAGAATTTCTCTATACCTCCGAAACCAAATCCGACTAG
- a CDS encoding UDP-glucose dehydrogenase family protein codes for MKVCVVGTGYVGLVAGTCFAEYGNEVICIDKDEKKISDLKQGIIPIYEPGLSELVERNHKEGRLKFTTSLKEGVETSEFVFIAVGTPTSDNGSADLRFVFAVAEEVGKTMNGYKIIVDKSTVPVGTADQVKAIVAKNTKHPFDVVSNPEFLKEGAAIEDFMRPERVVIGAESELAAKKMSELYSPFVLNGNPIITMSIRSAELTKYACNAFLATKISFVNEIANLCDAVGANYDDVRKGMGTDSRIGRQFLYAGIGYGGSCFPKDVRALLRTAEEVKAPMHIIQSVEDVNEKQKTRLTDKIFEHFKSTDMKGKTFGIWGLSFKPGTDDMREAPSIPLIYELHKNGAKIQVFDPASMETSKYYFDGKVEYKKDAYSALQGADAMLLLTEWREFREPDFNKIKSLLKSPLVFDGRNQYKPTLMNELGFTYYSIGNR; via the coding sequence ATGAAAGTTTGTGTGGTCGGAACCGGATATGTAGGCCTTGTTGCAGGTACTTGTTTTGCTGAATATGGAAATGAAGTCATTTGTATTGATAAAGATGAAAAAAAAATAAGTGATCTCAAACAAGGGATCATTCCTATCTACGAACCAGGACTTTCTGAACTTGTAGAAAGAAATCACAAAGAGGGAAGACTTAAATTTACTACTTCCTTAAAAGAAGGTGTCGAAACTTCTGAATTTGTGTTTATCGCAGTTGGCACTCCAACCTCAGATAATGGTTCTGCTGATTTACGATTTGTTTTTGCCGTAGCAGAAGAAGTTGGTAAAACAATGAATGGTTATAAAATCATTGTAGATAAATCAACGGTTCCCGTGGGAACTGCCGACCAAGTGAAGGCTATTGTTGCAAAAAACACAAAACACCCGTTTGATGTTGTTTCGAATCCGGAATTTTTAAAAGAAGGTGCGGCCATCGAAGATTTTATGCGACCAGAAAGAGTGGTGATTGGCGCTGAATCAGAACTAGCGGCTAAAAAAATGAGCGAGCTTTATTCTCCATTTGTTTTGAATGGAAACCCGATCATCACCATGAGCATTCGTTCTGCGGAACTTACGAAATATGCATGTAACGCTTTCCTTGCGACAAAAATTTCCTTCGTAAACGAAATTGCAAATTTATGTGATGCCGTTGGTGCTAATTACGATGACGTTCGAAAAGGAATGGGAACCGATTCAAGAATTGGTCGCCAGTTTTTATACGCGGGGATTGGATACGGTGGATCTTGTTTCCCTAAAGATGTAAGAGCACTCCTTCGCACAGCAGAGGAAGTAAAAGCTCCAATGCATATCATTCAATCCGTGGAAGATGTAAACGAAAAACAAAAAACTCGTTTGACTGATAAAATTTTTGAACACTTTAAATCCACAGATATGAAAGGTAAAACTTTTGGAATCTGGGGTTTGTCATTCAAACCAGGAACAGATGATATGCGTGAAGCTCCATCAATTCCGCTCATTTATGAATTACATAAAAATGGTGCCAAAATTCAAGTTTTTGATCCAGCATCTATGGAAACTTCAAAGTATTATTTTGATGGTAAAGTAGAATATAAAAAGGATGCATATTCAGCTCTACAAGGTGCCGATGCTATGTTACTTTTAACAGAGTGGCGCGAATTTAGAGAACCTGATTTTAACAAAATCAAAAGCCTTCTTAAAAGCCCTTTGGTGTTTGATGGAAGAAATCAATACAAACCAACTCTAATGAATGAGTTAGGTTTTACCTATTATTCTATCGGAAACAGATAA